The proteins below are encoded in one region of Pelagibacterium flavum:
- the sufA gene encoding Fe-S cluster assembly scaffold SufA, whose amino-acid sequence MAFAIMQLTDAAAERIREIIEDSDKPVIGVRVGVKNAGCAGMAYTLDYVEEAVAGDDHISDKGVQVWIEPKATLFLLGTVMDYEETRMSSGFTFNNPNQEGACGCGESVQLKPADLADLARARAEATV is encoded by the coding sequence ATGGCTTTCGCGATCATGCAGCTTACCGATGCCGCTGCCGAGCGCATCAGGGAAATCATCGAAGACAGCGACAAGCCGGTCATTGGCGTGCGTGTCGGGGTGAAGAATGCCGGCTGCGCAGGCATGGCCTACACGCTCGATTATGTCGAAGAGGCCGTGGCCGGTGACGATCATATCAGCGACAAGGGTGTGCAGGTCTGGATCGAGCCTAAGGCGACGCTGTTTCTGCTCGGAACAGTGATGGATTATGAAGAAACCCGGATGTCATCGGGTTTTACCTTCAACAATCCCAACCAGGAAGGCGCTTGCGGGTGTGGGGAGAGCGTTCAGCTCAAGCCGGCCGATCTTGCCGACCTGGCCAGAGCGCGGGCCGAAGCAACGGTCTGA
- a CDS encoding sulfotransferase domain-containing protein, translating into MSDQQAKPIRPLYFVASYPRSGGNWVRSAIFLMIALSQPNPPKRIDMRNIDNIIPLDSHGRFYKEVTGKDANSLGEEEVAAARPQVHELLSRDTRGLPVVRTHAVRGTFFGHPTFNTKVSIGGTYIVRSPLDVAAALVDASGMQPMRVIEAMMTVDRRVRGGATRVSEPQGSWSQNVASWIGKRQPEVHAIRFEDLRADPIKELKALAAHMKIPVTEKSLKTAAGLLAETHKASGKNAVPRDYRETLKPIHARAIIEAHGVQMQAQGYLTDSVLQYADIDRKAAMMLAEKYAPRTAN; encoded by the coding sequence GTGTCCGATCAACAGGCAAAGCCTATCCGTCCGCTCTATTTCGTTGCGTCCTACCCGCGCTCGGGCGGCAATTGGGTGCGGTCGGCCATTTTCCTGATGATCGCTCTGAGTCAGCCCAATCCGCCCAAGCGGATCGATATGCGCAATATCGACAATATCATACCGCTCGATTCCCATGGCCGCTTCTACAAGGAAGTGACCGGCAAGGACGCCAACAGCCTCGGGGAAGAGGAGGTGGCGGCGGCGCGGCCGCAGGTGCATGAGTTGCTTTCGCGCGATACGCGGGGGTTGCCCGTGGTGCGGACGCATGCGGTGCGGGGCACGTTTTTCGGGCATCCGACCTTTAACACCAAGGTTTCAATCGGCGGGACCTATATTGTGCGCTCGCCGCTCGATGTGGCCGCTGCGCTTGTCGATGCAAGCGGGATGCAGCCCATGCGGGTCATCGAGGCGATGATGACCGTCGATCGGCGTGTGCGGGGCGGCGCGACACGCGTCTCCGAACCGCAGGGGTCGTGGAGCCAGAATGTGGCGAGCTGGATCGGCAAGCGGCAGCCCGAAGTGCATGCCATCCGCTTTGAAGACTTGCGGGCCGATCCGATCAAGGAGCTCAAGGCGCTCGCGGCGCATATGAAGATTCCGGTGACCGAGAAAAGCCTCAAGACGGCCGCTGGCCTGCTGGCCGAGACACATAAGGCGAGCGGGAAAAACGCCGTGCCGCGCGACTATCGCGAGACGCTCAAGCCGATCCATGCCCGCGCCATCATCGAAGCGCATGGCGTCCAGATGCAAGCGCAGGGTTATCTGACCGACAGCGTGCTGCAGTATGCCGATATCGACCGCAAGGCGGCGATGATGCTGGCGGAGAAATACGCGCCACGCACCGCGAACTGA
- a CDS encoding DEAD/DEAH box helicase, which translates to MTVEFSELGLGDKVTEAVAAAGYTKPTDIQAQAIPHILEKKDLIGIAQTGTGKTASFVLPMLSLLEKGRARARMPRTLILEPTRELAAQVHENFEKYGKNHRLTVALLIGGVSFEDQNKKLDRGADVLIATPGRMLDHFERGRLLLTGVDILVIDEADRMLDMGFIPDIERICSLLPQRRQTLFFSATMPPEIQKLTQRFLRDPVKVEVARQNSTADTIEQVLLKVGRTPAEKRAALRDQIRAAKDLKNAIIFCNRKRDVATVARSLERHGFDAGALHGDMDQKSRTETLDSFRAGSLAILVASDVAARGLDIPAVSHVFNFDVPTHAEDYVHRIGRTGRAGRSGTAITLIGPGETKYVDAITKLIQRDIAWADASATVSAPAPEVSQGDEAPSSGRKRGRRTRGKDEKPAAERQQPAKPTEQAPRQNREQAPRQNREQPRRANNDDGPASFKSEGHIPAFLLRPTGRA; encoded by the coding sequence TTGACTGTTGAATTCTCCGAGCTCGGCTTGGGCGACAAGGTCACCGAAGCAGTCGCTGCAGCCGGCTATACCAAGCCAACCGATATCCAGGCCCAGGCCATTCCCCATATCCTTGAAAAAAAGGATCTTATCGGGATCGCCCAGACCGGAACCGGCAAGACGGCTTCATTTGTGCTGCCGATGCTCTCCCTTCTCGAAAAGGGCCGGGCCCGCGCGCGCATGCCGCGCACCCTCATTTTAGAGCCTACGCGCGAACTCGCGGCGCAGGTTCACGAGAACTTTGAAAAATACGGCAAAAACCACCGTCTGACCGTCGCTTTGCTGATCGGTGGCGTATCGTTTGAAGATCAGAACAAGAAGCTCGATCGCGGCGCTGACGTTCTCATCGCCACGCCCGGCCGCATGCTCGATCACTTCGAGCGCGGACGCCTGCTACTCACCGGTGTCGACATTCTCGTCATCGACGAGGCCGATCGCATGCTCGACATGGGCTTCATCCCCGATATCGAACGCATCTGCTCGCTGCTCCCGCAGCGCCGGCAGACCCTGTTCTTTTCGGCCACCATGCCACCTGAAATCCAGAAGCTGACCCAGCGTTTCCTGCGCGATCCGGTCAAGGTGGAAGTGGCGCGCCAGAATTCGACTGCCGACACCATCGAGCAGGTTCTGCTCAAGGTCGGCCGCACGCCGGCGGAAAAGCGTGCCGCGCTTCGCGACCAGATTCGCGCCGCCAAGGATCTCAAGAACGCGATCATCTTCTGCAACCGCAAGCGCGACGTTGCGACGGTCGCCCGTTCGCTCGAGCGCCACGGTTTCGATGCCGGCGCGCTGCACGGGGACATGGATCAGAAATCCCGCACCGAAACGCTCGACAGCTTCCGCGCCGGATCGCTGGCGATTCTTGTTGCGTCCGATGTTGCCGCCCGCGGCCTAGATATCCCCGCGGTGAGCCATGTCTTCAATTTCGACGTGCCCACCCATGCAGAAGATTATGTCCATCGTATCGGCCGGACCGGCCGTGCCGGACGCTCCGGCACCGCAATTACCCTGATTGGTCCGGGCGAAACCAAATATGTCGATGCGATCACCAAACTGATCCAGCGCGACATAGCCTGGGCGGACGCGTCAGCCACCGTGTCTGCGCCCGCGCCTGAAGTCTCACAAGGCGATGAGGCGCCATCCAGTGGTCGAAAACGTGGTCGGCGCACACGCGGGAAAGACGAAAAGCCTGCCGCCGAAAGGCAGCAGCCGGCCAAACCAACCGAACAGGCACCGCGCCAGAACCGTGAGCAGGCCCCACGCCAGAACCGCGAACAGCCGCGCCGCGCGAACAATGACGATGGTCCCGCGAGTTTCAAGTCGGAAGGCCATATTCCCGCATTCCTGCTGCGCCCGACTGGCAGAGCCTGA
- the parE gene encoding DNA topoisomerase IV subunit B encodes MTDDNDLFGVTPPQPAAEPQRAAPARAPAPSNSYTAADIEVLEGLEPVRRRPGMYVGGTDTNALHHLFAEVIDNSMDEAIGGHATRIEVHLGEDGYITVVDNGRGIPVDNHPKQPHLSALEVIMTTLHAGGKFDSKAYETSGGLHGVGVSVVNALTDDLVVEVALDQTLYRQTYSRGKPTSKLENMGRVNNRRGTTIRFHPDAEIFGNAARFVPDRVFRMTRAKAYLFGGVEIRWSCDESLATDEVPAKAVFHFPGGLRDFIERRIEGRTRILDDIFSGRTGKPGGHGSVEWAISWYIGDTFTSSYCNTVPTPDGGTHEAGLRTALLRGLKNYAEMVGNKRASIVTSEDVLGHCGSMLSVFIREPEFVGQTKDKLASGEATRIVDNAIRDAFDHWLTASPTQANKLLEWTIERAEDRLRRRKEKEIDRKSATRKLRLPGKLADCSQSAAQGAELFIVEGDSAGGSAKQARDRSSQAVLPLRGKVLNVAGASRDKLAANQQIADLLQALGVGTRDKYREEDLRYDKIIIMTDADVDGAHIASLLMTFFYQELPKLIEGGHLFLALPPLYRLSQGAKTAYAMDDAHRLKLMEEEFTGRGKVEVTRFKGLGEMPHAHLKETTMNPKSRTLLEVRVVSDRAETTDTVDRLMGNKPEARFEFISEKAAFVTELDV; translated from the coding sequence ATGACCGACGACAACGATCTTTTTGGCGTCACGCCCCCCCAACCCGCCGCCGAGCCGCAGCGCGCTGCCCCTGCGCGTGCGCCAGCGCCGTCAAACTCCTATACGGCGGCCGATATCGAGGTGCTCGAAGGGCTTGAGCCCGTGCGCCGCCGGCCGGGCATGTATGTGGGCGGGACAGACACCAACGCTTTGCACCATCTCTTTGCCGAAGTCATCGACAACTCGATGGACGAGGCGATCGGCGGGCATGCCACAAGGATCGAAGTTCATCTCGGCGAAGACGGCTACATAACGGTGGTCGACAACGGTCGCGGCATTCCGGTCGACAACCATCCCAAGCAGCCCCATCTTTCCGCGCTCGAAGTCATTATGACCACGCTCCACGCGGGCGGAAAATTCGATTCCAAGGCCTATGAAACCTCGGGCGGGCTGCATGGCGTCGGCGTTTCGGTCGTCAACGCGCTGACCGACGATCTCGTCGTCGAGGTCGCGCTCGACCAGACCCTTTACCGGCAGACCTATTCGCGCGGCAAGCCGACCTCGAAGCTCGAAAACATGGGCCGTGTCAACAACCGGCGCGGAACGACGATCCGCTTCCATCCCGATGCCGAAATCTTCGGCAACGCGGCGCGCTTCGTCCCCGACCGGGTCTTCCGCATGACCCGTGCCAAGGCCTATCTCTTCGGCGGCGTCGAAATCCGCTGGTCATGCGACGAGTCACTCGCTACCGACGAGGTTCCCGCCAAGGCGGTGTTCCACTTCCCTGGTGGTCTTCGCGATTTCATCGAACGCCGCATCGAGGGTAGAACGCGAATCCTCGACGACATATTCTCCGGCCGGACAGGAAAGCCCGGCGGCCACGGATCGGTCGAATGGGCGATTTCGTGGTACATCGGCGATACCTTTACCTCCTCATATTGCAACACCGTCCCTACCCCCGACGGCGGCACCCATGAGGCCGGCCTGCGAACCGCCCTGCTCCGCGGCCTGAAGAATTACGCTGAGATGGTCGGCAACAAGCGCGCATCTATTGTCACATCCGAAGACGTTCTGGGCCATTGCGGATCAATGCTCTCGGTCTTTATCCGCGAGCCGGAATTCGTTGGCCAGACCAAGGACAAGCTTGCTTCGGGCGAAGCCACTCGCATCGTGGACAATGCCATCCGCGACGCCTTCGATCACTGGCTCACCGCATCGCCGACCCAGGCCAACAAGCTGCTCGAATGGACCATCGAACGCGCAGAGGACCGTCTGCGCCGTCGCAAGGAAAAGGAAATCGACCGCAAATCGGCGACCCGCAAGCTGCGTCTGCCTGGCAAGCTCGCCGATTGCAGCCAGTCGGCGGCCCAGGGCGCCGAACTCTTCATCGTTGAAGGCGACAGCGCCGGCGGCAGCGCCAAGCAGGCGCGCGACCGGTCCAGCCAGGCCGTACTCCCACTGCGCGGCAAGGTGCTCAACGTGGCCGGCGCGAGCCGCGACAAACTTGCCGCCAACCAGCAGATCGCAGATCTCTTGCAGGCGCTTGGAGTGGGAACGCGCGACAAGTACCGTGAAGAGGATCTGCGTTACGACAAGATCATCATCATGACCGATGCCGACGTCGACGGCGCCCACATCGCTTCGCTTCTGATGACCTTCTTTTATCAGGAACTGCCGAAGCTGATCGAAGGCGGCCACCTCTTTTTGGCCCTGCCGCCCCTTTACCGCCTGTCGCAGGGCGCCAAGACGGCCTACGCCATGGACGACGCCCATCGACTCAAATTGATGGAAGAAGAATTCACCGGGCGCGGCAAAGTCGAAGTCACACGGTTCAAGGGCCTTGGCGAAATGCCGCATGCGCACTTGAAAGAAACCACCATGAACCCCAAATCAAGGACATTGCTCGAGGTTCGCGTCGTCTCAGACCGCGCGGAGACCACCGATACGGTCGACAGGCTCATGGGAAACAAACCCGAGGCCCGCTTCGAATTTATTTCCGAAAAAGCGGCCTTTGTGACCGAACTCGACGTTTGA
- a CDS encoding HvfC/BufC N-terminal domain-containing protein: MSAQTRFAQAVQDPASALPQGLTSKGGQNDPLRFAVYRNNVHVSLVNALTKGFPVVSALVGEEFFTAMARVFVGQTKPSSPMLFQYGENFPDFIAEFPPAASLPYLSDVARLECAWTRAYHAADDPILTINALAGLQPSDLLQSRLALHPACALITSRFPVGSIWHAHRQTPPAALGSAGPETVLIARPGLDVVVTVLPHEDADFARAIMAGATVGGAATASANDADFDLGTALVGLVSLGAFKPSKGNKA, translated from the coding sequence ATGAGCGCGCAGACCCGCTTTGCCCAGGCGGTGCAGGACCCCGCCAGCGCCCTGCCCCAGGGCCTGACCAGCAAGGGCGGGCAGAACGACCCCCTGCGGTTCGCCGTCTATCGCAACAATGTTCACGTCAGCCTCGTGAACGCCCTGACCAAGGGGTTTCCCGTCGTGAGTGCCCTCGTCGGCGAGGAATTTTTCACCGCCATGGCCCGCGTCTTTGTCGGCCAGACCAAACCCTCATCGCCCATGCTGTTTCAATATGGCGAGAACTTCCCCGATTTTATTGCCGAGTTCCCGCCGGCAGCCTCTCTGCCCTACCTCTCCGATGTCGCCCGGCTCGAATGCGCATGGACCCGCGCATACCACGCTGCGGACGATCCCATCCTGACGATCAATGCGCTCGCCGGCCTGCAGCCGTCAGACCTCCTTCAGTCCCGCCTTGCCCTGCATCCTGCTTGCGCGCTCATAACCTCGCGCTTTCCCGTCGGCTCCATATGGCACGCGCACCGGCAGACACCGCCCGCCGCGCTCGGATCGGCTGGCCCCGAGACGGTGCTGATTGCACGCCCCGGCCTCGACGTCGTCGTAACGGTCTTGCCCCACGAGGACGCCGATTTCGCCCGCGCCATAATGGCCGGCGCCACCGTTGGCGGCGCTGCGACGGCATCGGCCAACGATGCGGATTTCGACCTCGGCACCGCTCTTGTCGGGCTGGTTTCGCTGGGCGCGTTCAAACCATCGAAAGGGAACAAGGCATGA
- a CDS encoding DoxX family protein: MTLHSIIARSEALIASLPAPLVLLVLRIALAVPFFRSGLTKWDAPFMLAPSQAFLFGQEFRLHILGGAYPYPFPTLAAYLAATGEIVLPILLVLGLGTRFAALGILLMTAVIQLTVPEGWANFHLPWAAMALALMAYGAGRLSVDGMLASRTPEMNPTGSHR, translated from the coding sequence ATGACACTGCATTCGATAATCGCCAGAAGCGAAGCGCTCATCGCCAGCCTTCCCGCACCCTTGGTGCTGCTGGTCTTGCGCATCGCGCTTGCCGTCCCCTTCTTTCGGTCCGGCCTGACCAAATGGGACGCCCCCTTCATGCTCGCGCCGAGCCAGGCGTTCCTGTTCGGACAGGAATTCCGCCTCCATATTCTCGGAGGCGCCTACCCCTACCCGTTCCCCACCCTTGCCGCTTATCTCGCCGCAACCGGCGAAATCGTTCTGCCCATCCTTTTGGTCCTGGGACTGGGCACGCGCTTTGCGGCGTTGGGCATTCTGCTCATGACCGCCGTAATCCAGCTCACCGTCCCCGAAGGGTGGGCGAACTTCCATCTGCCCTGGGCCGCCATGGCTTTGGCCCTCATGGCCTATGGAGCCGGTCGGCTGAGCGTCGATGGCATGCTTGCCAGCCGGACTCCGGAAATGAACCCGACAGGCTCCCATCGCTGA
- a CDS encoding GGDEF domain-containing protein — protein sequence MTNLDFDRASGFANAALALLKRAQIPPFPVYYELFYTYATGSNAELNTQVNAILTRSGTITLEEATQLCETFLKVPDMDEKLRAMSQIMSRKITDVNQAIDAAMVSASSYSGSLQQASGDLAGGGIDEDALKMLSSRLLRETRRMQDMNRRLEAELETSKDDISVLQRDLDEVRKESMLDPLTKIPNRKCFDEQFSADLERTHAQNATMSLLLFDIDSFKAFNDTYGHLTGDQVLRLVAHVLKANLKGRDMPARFGGEEFVAILPETELEGAITVAENIRRSVQAKELLKRSTNEKLGRITLSVGVAQWRAGDTAATLIERADKCLYAAKGAGRNRVMSEKDLPGFIGSSDVA from the coding sequence GTGACGAACCTGGACTTTGACCGCGCATCAGGATTTGCCAATGCGGCGCTTGCCTTGCTCAAGCGCGCGCAGATTCCGCCGTTTCCGGTATATTATGAGCTGTTTTATACTTACGCGACCGGTTCGAATGCCGAGCTCAACACGCAGGTCAACGCAATCCTGACGCGATCAGGCACGATCACACTCGAGGAAGCTACGCAATTATGCGAGACATTCCTCAAAGTCCCCGACATGGACGAGAAGTTGCGGGCAATGTCGCAGATCATGAGCCGCAAGATCACTGATGTGAACCAGGCGATTGATGCCGCCATGGTATCCGCCAGTTCTTATTCGGGCTCGCTTCAACAGGCTTCGGGCGATCTGGCTGGCGGTGGTATCGACGAAGATGCGCTGAAAATGCTGTCTTCGCGCCTGCTGCGGGAAACCCGCCGCATGCAGGACATGAACCGGCGTCTCGAGGCCGAACTGGAAACCTCAAAGGACGACATTTCCGTTCTCCAGCGCGACCTCGACGAGGTCCGCAAGGAGTCCATGCTCGATCCTCTTACCAAGATTCCCAATCGCAAATGTTTCGACGAGCAGTTCTCGGCCGATCTGGAGCGAACTCACGCCCAGAACGCCACCATGTCGCTGCTGCTTTTCGATATCGATAGCTTCAAAGCCTTCAACGACACCTATGGTCACCTGACCGGCGATCAGGTGCTTCGGCTGGTGGCCCATGTTCTTAAGGCCAATCTCAAGGGGCGGGACATGCCCGCCCGCTTCGGCGGGGAAGAGTTTGTCGCCATCCTGCCCGAGACCGAGCTGGAGGGTGCCATTACCGTTGCCGAAAATATTCGCCGCTCGGTGCAGGCCAAGGAACTTCTCAAGCGCTCGACCAACGAAAAGCTGGGCCGCATCACGCTGTCGGTTGGGGTTGCACAATGGCGCGCCGGCGACACAGCGGCCACACTTATCGAGCGCGCCGACAAGTGTCTTTACGCCGCCAAGGGCGCCGGACGAAATCGGGTAATGTCGGAAAAGGACCTGCCAGGCTTCATCGGCTCATCCGACGTCGCCTGA
- a CDS encoding carboxylesterase/lipase family protein translates to MFRLSKIAATALAAATMALATGALAQIVKTPIPGDPVETGSGQVAGKMLDSGVKAYFGVPFAAPPLRELRWQPPQPHPEWEGVYNADRFAPECMQTLRNSDINHYFGEESLSEDCLYLNIWAPQDAEAGADLPVVVWIYGGGFNVGSTNMANYSGEQLAQRGVVYVALSYRLGAMGFMAHPELAAESETGTSGNYGLMDQAFGLQWIQDNIEAFGGDAGNVTLVGQSAGSMSLSALQVSPLADGLFHKIFGMSGSVVNSFSSPYERVEAAGLQAQEQLGAADISAMRAVSADKFLDLEGVRFGIAIDGHVLPEPAWTAFENGSFADVPMVIGYTKDETFNGLAGAQNADELRTRAQDMFGDDAEEILAFYDLEAEDFRRTAVDISRDTSMASAVRDWAIAQTTHGDSPVYAYIFSRTQPYTEGVTFADHNPATVGAYHTVEVPYFLDTLDSLNMFRETRTWTDADLELRDRSAGALVAFAQTGDPNMDGLDWPVYELGDERLVEFDIDTVDTIEWPNHGAMQIVHGQRISQ, encoded by the coding sequence ATGTTTCGGTTGAGTAAGATCGCCGCGACCGCGCTGGCGGCGGCGACAATGGCGTTGGCCACCGGGGCCCTGGCCCAGATCGTCAAGACCCCGATCCCGGGCGATCCGGTGGAAACCGGTTCTGGTCAGGTCGCGGGCAAGATGCTGGATTCAGGTGTCAAAGCCTATTTCGGCGTACCCTTTGCAGCACCGCCCCTGCGCGAACTGCGCTGGCAGCCGCCGCAGCCGCATCCGGAATGGGAAGGCGTCTATAATGCGGACCGCTTTGCCCCCGAATGCATGCAGACCTTGCGCAACAGCGACATCAACCACTACTTCGGCGAGGAATCCCTATCCGAGGACTGCCTCTATCTCAACATATGGGCACCCCAGGACGCCGAGGCGGGGGCCGATCTGCCGGTCGTCGTCTGGATTTACGGTGGCGGCTTTAACGTCGGCTCGACCAACATGGCCAATTATTCCGGCGAACAGCTTGCCCAGCGCGGCGTTGTCTATGTCGCCCTGTCCTACCGCCTCGGTGCCATGGGCTTTATGGCCCACCCCGAACTGGCCGCTGAAAGCGAAACCGGGACTTCGGGAAATTACGGCCTGATGGATCAGGCGTTCGGTCTGCAATGGATTCAGGACAACATCGAAGCCTTCGGCGGTGATGCCGGCAACGTCACCCTTGTCGGCCAGTCCGCCGGTTCCATGTCGCTCAGCGCTCTTCAGGTCAGCCCGTTGGCCGACGGTCTGTTCCACAAGATCTTCGGCATGTCCGGCAGCGTCGTCAACAGCTTCTCGTCTCCCTATGAGCGGGTCGAAGCGGCCGGCCTTCAGGCCCAGGAACAATTGGGAGCCGCCGACATAAGCGCAATGCGCGCCGTTTCCGCCGACAAATTTCTCGACCTCGAGGGCGTCCGCTTCGGCATCGCCATCGACGGCCACGTCCTGCCTGAACCCGCATGGACGGCCTTCGAGAACGGCAGTTTCGCCGACGTGCCCATGGTCATCGGCTACACAAAGGACGAAACCTTCAACGGTCTCGCAGGCGCCCAGAACGCCGATGAACTGCGCACCAGAGCACAGGACATGTTCGGCGATGACGCCGAGGAAATCCTGGCATTCTACGATTTGGAGGCCGAAGATTTCCGCCGCACCGCGGTCGATATCTCCCGCGACACATCCATGGCCAGCGCCGTTCGCGATTGGGCAATCGCCCAGACCACGCACGGCGACAGCCCGGTCTATGCCTATATCTTCAGCCGCACTCAGCCTTACACCGAAGGGGTGACCTTCGCCGATCACAACCCGGCAACGGTCGGCGCCTATCACACCGTCGAGGTGCCTTATTTCCTCGACACGCTCGATAGCCTCAACATGTTCCGGGAAACCCGGACATGGACCGACGCCGATCTCGAGTTGCGCGACCGCTCGGCTGGCGCCCTCGTCGCCTTTGCACAGACGGGCGATCCCAACATGGATGGCCTCGACTGGCCCGTCTATGAACTCGGTGACGAACGTCTTGTCGAATTCGATATCGACACCGTCGACACAATCGAATGGCCCAACCACGGGGCCATGCAGATCGTCCACGGGCAACGCATAAGCCAGTAG
- a CDS encoding ATP-binding cassette domain-containing protein, with amino-acid sequence MTTIALKSAGYTAKSNLFNDLTLTIGSGDRVGIVAGNGAGKTTLLTCLVGENELTRGDITLSRGARIGMVPQVVPEKLFDFSLFDAVATGLDAETLESESWRVDVVLDTLSMPEDIRNLPVRALSGGWQRLMLLMRAWVSDPDILVLDEPTNHLDLEKIALLEQWFMGIGDVPVIMASHDRSFLDAVTNRTLFLRPETSRYFPLPYSRAREALAQEDASDASKRERDLKEASQLRQQSAKLKNIGINSGSDLLQKKQKQLRERAERIEAQARVLHKERSGDIRLANRGTHAKVLVSIEELTVAAPDGRKLFSIPKLHIFQGDRIVVLGRNGTGKTSLVRMLRRVLMGGESIEGIKATPSLVVGYMDQALDFVPEKLSPFDFISALGQGDQRTRSLLAAAGIDPDAHWTLGALLSHGQRARLGLLALRLMEPNFYLLDEPTNHIDIAGQEALAAEIIEHDASCVLVSHDRAFVREVSNRFLVIEKGRLIEADDPEGFFAEMGA; translated from the coding sequence ATGACGACAATTGCCCTTAAATCCGCCGGCTATACGGCAAAATCCAACCTTTTCAATGATTTGACTCTTACGATCGGCTCGGGCGACCGGGTTGGGATCGTGGCCGGAAATGGGGCCGGGAAGACGACCCTGCTTACTTGCCTTGTCGGCGAGAACGAACTCACGCGTGGTGACATTACGCTCTCGCGCGGTGCGCGGATTGGGATGGTGCCGCAGGTGGTGCCCGAAAAGCTGTTTGATTTCAGCCTGTTCGATGCGGTTGCCACCGGACTCGATGCGGAAACGCTGGAAAGCGAAAGCTGGCGTGTCGATGTGGTGCTCGATACGCTCTCCATGCCCGAGGACATACGCAATCTGCCGGTGCGCGCGCTGAGCGGGGGCTGGCAGCGGCTTATGTTGCTGATGCGGGCCTGGGTGTCCGATCCCGATATTCTGGTGCTCGACGAGCCGACCAATCATCTCGATCTTGAGAAAATTGCGCTGTTAGAACAATGGTTTATGGGGATCGGTGATGTGCCGGTGATCATGGCAAGTCACGACCGGAGCTTTCTCGACGCGGTGACCAATCGCACGCTGTTCCTGCGGCCCGAAACCTCCCGGTATTTTCCCTTACCCTATAGCCGGGCGCGGGAGGCATTGGCGCAGGAGGACGCGAGCGACGCGTCCAAGCGCGAACGCGACCTGAAAGAAGCCAGCCAGCTTCGCCAGCAATCGGCGAAACTGAAAAACATCGGCATCAATTCCGGCAGCGACCTTTTGCAGAAAAAGCAAAAACAGCTTCGCGAGCGGGCCGAAAGAATCGAGGCGCAAGCCAGAGTACTGCACAAGGAGCGCAGCGGGGATATCCGGCTGGCCAATCGCGGCACTCATGCCAAGGTGCTGGTTTCGATCGAGGAGCTGACGGTGGCGGCGCCCGATGGGCGCAAGCTGTTCTCGATCCCGAAACTGCATATCTTTCAAGGAGATAGAATCGTTGTTCTGGGGCGCAACGGGACTGGAAAGACCAGTCTTGTCAGGATGCTCAGGCGCGTTCTGATGGGAGGTGAGAGCATTGAGGGCATCAAGGCGACGCCCAGTCTGGTGGTCGGGTACATGGACCAGGCGCTCGATTTTGTGCCGGAAAAGCTCAGCCCGTTCGATTTCATATCGGCGCTGGGGCAGGGCGATCAGCGGACACGAAGCCTGCTTGCGGCGGCCGGAATCGACCCTGACGCCCACTGGACACTCGGTGCACTCCTGTCCCACGGCCAAAGGGCCAGGCTTGGACTGCTCGCGCTGCGCCTGATGGAGCCCAATTTCTACCTGCTGGACGAACCGACCAACCACATCGATATCGCCGGACAGGAAGCGCTCGCTGCCGAGATCATCGAGCACGATGCCAGTTGCGTGCTGGTGTCGCATGACCGCGCCTTCGTGCGCGAGGTTTCAAACCGGTTTCTGGTAATCGAGAAGGGGAGGCTTATCGAGGCTGACGATCCCGAAGGGTTCTTTGCCGAGATGGGGGCTTGA